The following are encoded in a window of Thermodesulfobacterium geofontis OPF15 genomic DNA:
- a CDS encoding beta-barrel assembly-enhancing protease, translated as MKKILLKIFLYFLAFLLLTNQLSYALITLPEEEKIGKQVLQELSSKVEFIQDMELVAYINSIGNLLTKRGLDFSPFNFRFYLIKEDSFNAFSVPGGYIFLNSGIFESIESEDELAGIMAHEMAHNICRHIARRLEDIKKMQITITAATLAAILLGGGKAGEAVNITSLALAETKLLSYSRADEEEADRTGFQILTKTGYNPWGMVKIMEKLSQKSNLAIELSYRYLLTHPLPQERMSYLIDLANKYGSSNYSSAIISSDLYYFKRIAIKANVMSKDPADLVLRYREELKTKEDPWLKYSLALALAQQRFFKEGISEMEEALKELPCKPYFLLDLAEMYFNSGDYQNALVILEKVENLVGTDKPFEKIVYLKQQYLKARALAETLQTFQAYEIFNKLKEEKILENDPYFYFYFGKVCSKINKDGEAHFYFGKYFELKGDYKTAYFHYKKALSFLSEKDKMYNEAKKIIETIEKKE; from the coding sequence TTGAAAAAAATATTATTAAAAATTTTTCTTTATTTTCTTGCTTTTCTTCTTTTAACTAATCAATTAAGCTATGCCTTAATAACTCTTCCTGAAGAAGAAAAAATAGGAAAACAGGTTCTTCAAGAACTATCCTCAAAGGTTGAGTTTATTCAGGATATGGAATTAGTAGCCTATATAAATAGTATAGGAAATTTATTAACTAAAAGGGGATTAGATTTTTCTCCCTTTAATTTTAGATTTTACCTTATAAAAGAAGATTCTTTTAATGCCTTTTCTGTTCCCGGAGGATATATTTTTTTAAACTCTGGTATTTTTGAAAGTATAGAATCAGAGGATGAACTTGCTGGGATAATGGCTCATGAAATGGCACATAATATATGTAGACACATAGCAAGAAGATTGGAAGATATAAAAAAAATGCAAATAACAATTACAGCTGCGACTTTAGCTGCGATTTTATTAGGTGGAGGTAAAGCTGGAGAAGCTGTAAATATAACTTCTTTAGCTCTTGCAGAAACTAAACTTTTGTCTTATAGCAGAGCTGATGAAGAAGAAGCTGATAGAACAGGATTTCAAATTTTAACTAAAACTGGATATAATCCCTGGGGAATGGTTAAAATAATGGAAAAACTTTCTCAAAAAAGTAATTTGGCTATAGAACTTAGTTATAGATATTTACTTACCCATCCTTTACCTCAAGAAAGAATGAGTTATTTAATTGATTTAGCTAATAAATATGGATCTTCTAATTATTCTTCAGCCATTATAAGTTCAGACCTCTATTATTTTAAAAGAATAGCTATCAAAGCTAATGTAATGTCTAAGGATCCTGCAGATTTAGTATTAAGGTATAGAGAAGAATTAAAAACTAAAGAAGATCCTTGGCTTAAATATTCTTTAGCCCTTGCTTTAGCACAACAAAGATTTTTTAAAGAGGGAATTTCTGAAATGGAAGAAGCCTTGAAGGAACTTCCATGTAAACCATATTTTTTATTAGATCTTGCTGAAATGTATTTTAATTCAGGAGATTATCAGAATGCGTTGGTTATTCTTGAAAAGGTTGAAAACTTAGTAGGAACTGATAAACCCTTTGAAAAAATAGTTTATTTAAAACAGCAATATCTAAAAGCAAGAGCATTAGCAGAAACTCTTCAAACTTTTCAGGCTTATGAAATCTTTAATAAATTAAAAGAAGAAAAAATATTAGAAAATGACCCTTATTTTTATTTTTATTTTGGAAAAGTTTGTTCTAAAATTAATAAAGATGGAGAAGCCCATTTTTATTTTGGCAAATATTTTGAATTAAAAGGTGATTATAAGACAGCTTATTTTCATTATAAAAAAGCCCTTTCTTTTTTATCTGAAAAAGATAAAATGTATAATGAGGCAAAAAAAATTATAGAAACTATAGAGAAAAAGGAATAA
- a CDS encoding ATP-grasp domain-containing protein: MRPYYIVLSYQAFKKYFQELKEGDLIGIRLPLKKEEIGLIIDLLNRKVEAFPSFLSQVLSTSKTLQAEILKDFILPHTFAIRDKTTLLSAISELSKLESTFKKFVTKDDRANCGLGVRLWNSLEEIFNIAGSPVLPYPFVLQPFFENVRDIRVVVLGEYYIEAYERVNPYNFRKNLFMGGKANSYELNKKEIEFCKKVMERGKFPYAHLDLIYIGDKGPYISEISLKGGIKGAKINHKEYEEIIKKIHQEFYKKWEEKYSPVEYLTP, from the coding sequence TTGCGTCCCTATTATATAGTTCTTAGTTACCAAGCTTTTAAAAAATATTTTCAAGAACTTAAAGAAGGGGATCTTATAGGGATAAGATTACCTTTAAAAAAAGAAGAAATAGGATTAATAATAGATTTATTAAATAGAAAGGTAGAAGCCTTTCCATCATTTTTATCTCAAGTTTTAAGTACCTCTAAAACTTTACAAGCAGAAATCTTAAAAGATTTTATTCTTCCTCATACTTTTGCCATTCGTGATAAAACTACATTACTTTCAGCTATTTCAGAATTGTCTAAATTAGAAAGTACCTTTAAAAAATTTGTCACAAAAGATGATAGAGCAAATTGTGGATTAGGAGTAAGACTCTGGAATTCTTTGGAAGAGATTTTTAATATTGCAGGGAGTCCAGTTTTACCTTATCCCTTTGTATTACAACCCTTTTTTGAAAATGTAAGAGATATAAGAGTTGTGGTTTTAGGAGAATATTATATAGAAGCTTATGAAAGAGTGAACCCCTATAATTTTAGAAAAAACTTATTTATGGGAGGAAAAGCAAATTCTTATGAATTAAATAAAAAGGAGATAGAATTCTGTAAAAAAGTTATGGAAAGAGGCAAATTTCCTTATGCCCATTTAGATTTAATTTATATTGGAGATAAAGGACCTTATATCTCAGAAATAAGTCTTAAAGGAGGAATAAAAGGAGCTAAAATAAATCATAAAGAATATGAAGAAATTATTAAAAAGATACATCAAGAATTTTACAAAAAATGGGAAGAAAAATATAGTCCTGTTGAATATCTTACTCCCTAA
- the trpB gene encoding tryptophan synthase subunit beta translates to MKLPNKRGYFGKFGGRFVPETLIPALYELERAYFQIKKDKSFWKEWKTLLQEYAGRPTPLYYAENFSKYLGGHIKVYLKREDLLHTGAHKLNNTIGQVLLAKRMGKERIIAETGAGQHGVATATACALLNMKCVVYMGAKDTERQALNVFRMKLLGAEVIPVYSGTQTLKDAINEALRDWVTNVRNTLYVIGSVVGPHPYPTIVRDFQSIIGIETKRQILKKEGKLPDIIIACVGGGSNAMGIFYPFFKNKKVKFIGVEAAGHGLNTDYHSATLSVGEPGVLHGMLSYLLQDKVGQIKGAHSIAPGLDYPGVGPEHSYFKEIKRAEYVAVTDEEALSAFQILSETEGIIPALEPAHAIAYLIKIAKEIPKGSIVVVNLSGRGDKDVMAVKEYFEKNKKSYEKGS, encoded by the coding sequence ATGAAACTTCCTAATAAAAGGGGTTATTTTGGAAAATTTGGTGGACGTTTTGTTCCGGAAACACTTATCCCAGCTTTGTATGAGTTAGAAAGGGCTTATTTTCAAATTAAAAAAGATAAATCCTTTTGGAAAGAGTGGAAAACTTTACTTCAAGAATACGCAGGTAGACCAACTCCTCTTTATTATGCCGAAAATTTTTCCAAATACTTAGGGGGACATATAAAAGTTTATCTCAAAAGAGAAGATCTTTTACACACAGGGGCTCACAAGCTCAATAATACAATTGGTCAAGTTCTTCTTGCAAAAAGAATGGGTAAGGAACGTATTATTGCTGAAACTGGAGCAGGTCAACATGGAGTAGCTACTGCTACAGCTTGCGCTCTTCTCAATATGAAATGTGTTGTTTATATGGGTGCCAAAGATACTGAAAGACAAGCTTTAAATGTTTTTAGAATGAAACTTTTAGGAGCAGAAGTTATACCTGTTTATTCTGGAACACAGACCTTAAAAGATGCTATAAATGAAGCATTAAGAGATTGGGTTACAAATGTTAGAAATACTTTATATGTAATAGGTTCTGTAGTGGGCCCCCATCCTTATCCCACAATAGTTAGAGATTTTCAAAGCATTATAGGTATAGAAACAAAAAGACAAATACTTAAAAAAGAAGGAAAACTTCCTGATATAATTATAGCATGTGTAGGTGGTGGTTCTAATGCTATGGGCATTTTTTATCCCTTTTTTAAAAATAAAAAAGTAAAATTTATAGGAGTTGAGGCAGCAGGACACGGATTAAATACAGATTATCATTCAGCAACACTCTCTGTTGGAGAGCCAGGAGTGCTTCATGGTATGTTAAGCTATCTTTTACAGGATAAGGTAGGACAAATAAAGGGAGCTCATTCTATTGCTCCGGGTCTTGATTATCCAGGTGTAGGGCCTGAACATTCCTATTTTAAAGAAATTAAAAGGGCAGAATACGTTGCAGTAACAGATGAAGAGGCTTTATCTGCTTTCCAAATTCTTTCCGAAACAGAGGGTATAATCCCTGCACTTGAACCAGCTCATGCTATAGCTTATCTAATAAAAATTGCTAAAGAAATTCCTAAGGGAAGTATAGTAGTTGTAAATCTTTCAGGAAGAGGAGATAAAGATGTAATGGCTGTAAAAGAATATTTTGAAAAAAATAAAAAATCCTATGAAAAAGGGAGCTAA
- the trpA gene encoding tryptophan synthase subunit alpha — translation MKKIKNPMKKGAKLIEKRIRDLKEKGDIPFIPYITCWDPDLETTSAILWELAEIEPACIELGFPFSDPVADGPTIQKAVVRALKNKPDFSAFFEFIEKLNQNKYPIPIVCMTYYNIIYRFGLEKTVESALASGLSGFIIADLPIEEAGPWLKANKGKGLATIFLAAPTSPEERIKKIAKKSSGFLYYVSLTGITGARDKLPDDVVERLKMVKNQSLIPVAVGFGISKPEHVKMLSPYTDAIIIGSAIVKIVEDKEKKAPKEIKKFLKSLK, via the coding sequence TTGAAAAAAATAAAAAATCCTATGAAAAAGGGAGCTAAATTAATAGAAAAACGTATAAGAGATTTAAAAGAAAAGGGAGATATTCCTTTTATCCCTTATATAACTTGCTGGGATCCAGATTTAGAAACTACATCTGCTATTCTCTGGGAACTTGCAGAAATAGAACCTGCTTGTATAGAACTTGGATTTCCTTTTTCTGATCCTGTTGCAGATGGTCCAACTATTCAAAAAGCTGTAGTTAGAGCTTTAAAAAATAAGCCTGATTTTTCCGCATTTTTTGAATTTATAGAAAAACTAAATCAAAATAAATATCCCATCCCTATAGTTTGTATGACCTATTATAATATTATTTATCGTTTTGGCTTAGAAAAAACAGTTGAAAGTGCTTTAGCTTCTGGTCTTTCAGGTTTTATAATAGCTGATCTTCCTATTGAAGAAGCTGGTCCCTGGCTTAAAGCAAATAAAGGGAAAGGTCTTGCTACCATCTTTTTGGCTGCACCTACTTCCCCAGAAGAAAGGATTAAAAAAATTGCTAAAAAATCTTCTGGATTTTTATATTATGTTTCTTTAACAGGAATTACTGGAGCAAGAGATAAACTTCCTGATGATGTAGTAGAAAGATTAAAAATGGTTAAAAACCAGTCTTTGATTCCTGTTGCTGTAGGATTTGGCATTTCAAAGCCAGAACATGTAAAAATGCTTTCTCCTTATACAGATGCCATTATTATAGGAAGTGCTATTGTAAAAATTGTAGAAGATAAAGAAAAAAAGGCACCTAAGGAAATCAAGAAATTTCTTAAATCTCTAAAATGA
- the aroB gene encoding 3-dehydroquinate synthase, with product MKILKVKTKPSYEIIIKENVFEDIPNDLKKNFNFGKIAIVTDHIVEDLYAKRLYENLKKNQIKAEIFSFPAGEASKNIDTVISLARALIQKNFDRKDIIIALGGGVVGDVAGFLASIYLRGIPYIQIPTTLLAQVDSSVGGKTGVDLPEGKNLIGTFYQPAKVYIDPLVLKSLPIEEIKNGLAEVIKYGCILKRRLFSFLSKKGKELYNLNSQDLEYIIFESTSAKAYVVSKDEKEKDLRRILNFGHTIGHAIETELNYSIPHGLAVAVGMVIEAKISEILGIAEESVSEPLIKLLKSLDMPYEISHLSSNLDPSKLISHFSKDKKVWKGKLTMVLLKKIGKAQFYEFSSFEEAKEVFLKCF from the coding sequence ATGAAAATTCTTAAAGTAAAAACTAAACCTTCTTACGAAATTATAATTAAAGAAAATGTTTTTGAAGATATTCCTAATGACTTAAAGAAAAATTTTAATTTTGGTAAAATTGCCATAGTTACAGATCATATAGTTGAAGACCTTTATGCTAAAAGGTTATATGAAAACCTTAAAAAAAACCAAATAAAAGCAGAAATTTTTTCTTTTCCTGCAGGAGAGGCTTCAAAAAATATAGATACAGTTATTTCTCTTGCAAGAGCACTTATTCAAAAGAATTTTGATAGAAAAGATATAATTATAGCTTTGGGAGGGGGTGTAGTTGGTGATGTAGCTGGTTTTCTTGCAAGTATTTATCTAAGAGGTATCCCTTATATTCAGATTCCTACTACCCTTCTTGCTCAAGTTGACTCCTCTGTTGGAGGGAAAACCGGGGTTGATCTCCCTGAAGGCAAAAATTTAATAGGCACTTTTTATCAACCAGCAAAGGTTTATATAGATCCTTTAGTTTTAAAAAGTCTCCCCATAGAAGAAATAAAAAATGGGCTTGCAGAGGTTATTAAGTATGGATGTATTTTGAAAAGGAGGCTATTTAGTTTTCTTTCAAAAAAGGGTAAAGAGCTTTATAATTTAAATTCTCAGGATCTTGAATACATAATTTTTGAAAGTACTTCAGCTAAAGCTTATGTAGTTTCTAAGGATGAGAAAGAAAAGGACTTAAGAAGAATTCTTAATTTTGGGCATACCATAGGACATGCTATAGAGACTGAGCTTAATTATAGTATACCTCACGGGCTTGCTGTAGCTGTAGGAATGGTTATAGAAGCAAAAATTTCAGAAATTTTAGGAATTGCTGAAGAAAGCGTTTCAGAACCATTGATCAAACTTCTTAAAAGTCTTGATATGCCCTATGAAATTTCTCATCTATCTTCTAATTTAGATCCTTCAAAGCTAATTTCTCATTTTTCTAAAGATAAAAAGGTATGGAAAGGGAAATTAACCATGGTTCTTTTAAAAAAAATTGGTAAAGCTCAATTTTACGAATTTTCTTCTTTTGAAGAGGCAAAGGAAGTTTTTTTAAAGTGTTTTTAG